One region of Dryobates pubescens isolate bDryPub1 chromosome 20, bDryPub1.pri, whole genome shotgun sequence genomic DNA includes:
- the FHL3 gene encoding four and a half LIM domains protein 3 isoform X2: MTECFNCDNCKESLYGRKYIQMDNGPYCIPCYDAHFANTCNECKELIGHDCRELYYEDRHYHEHCFRCFRCDRSLADEPFTCQGQELLCNDCYCSEFSSKCVACDKTVMPGSRKLEYNGQTWHEHCFICSSCQQPIGSQSFIPDKKDYYCVPCYESKFAPRCTRCKKTLTKGGVTYRDEPWHKECFVCTGCKTPLAGQQFTSQDDNPYCVKCFGNLYAKKCSACTKPITGFGGGKYVSFEDRHWHHNCFNCARCNTSLVGKGFIPDNEEILCRDCSSDL, from the exons ATCCAAATGGACAATGGCCCCTACTGCATCCCCTGCTACGACGCACACTTTGCCAACACCTGCAACGAGTGCAAGGAGCTGATCGGCCACGACTGCAGA GAGCTGTACTACGAGGACCGCCACTACCACGAGCACTGCTTCCGCTGCTTCCGCTGCGACCGTTCCCTGGCCGATGAGCCCTTCACCTgccagggccaggagctgctctgcaacgACTGCTACTGCAGCGAGTTCTCCTCCAAATGCGTTGCCTGCGACAAGACAGTCATGCCAG GGTCCCGTAAGCTGGAGTACAATGGGCAGACTTGGCACGAGCACTGCTTCatatgcagcagctgccagcagcccatcGGGTCTCAGTCCTTCATCCCAGACAAGAAGGATTATTACTGTGTCCCCTGCTATGAGAGCAAGTTCGCGCCGCGCTGCACTCGCTGCAAAAAG ACCCTGACCAAGGGAGGAGTGACTTACCGGGATGAGCCCTGGCACAAGGAGTGCTTCGtctgcacaggctgcaagaCGCCCCTGGCTGGCCAGCAGTTCACCTCCCAGGATGATAACCCATACTGTGTCAAGTGCTTTGGGAATCTCTATGCCAAGAAGTGCAGTGCTTGCACAAAGCCCATCACAG GCTTTGGCGGTGGTAAATATGTCTCCTTTGAGGACCGTCACTGGCACCACAACTGCTTTAACTGCGCCCGCTGCAACACCTCGCTGGTGGGGAAAGGCTTCATCCCCGACAACGAGGAGATCCTCTGCCGCGACTGCAGCAGCGACCTATGA